The following coding sequences lie in one Klebsiella huaxiensis genomic window:
- the yczR gene encoding MocR-like transcription factor YczR: MSSRRFGSQSLVRLLGNWQESASRTPLWRQLAEALRLLILDGRLALETRLPGERELAAALNISRTTVASALGQLREEGYLYSRQGSGSRIALPERPVNMTAKTPDPLSVNLAVAALSAGPEIHQAYSQALKIMPQHLSNTGYDQQGLPLLREAIAHRYSERGLPTRSDEVMIVNGALSGFALVLRLLTGPGDRVVVDAPTYPMAISAIQGASCRPVGVALPAQGWDCDGLAATIAQTAPRLAWLMPDFHNPTGRCMDSATRQRIADIAAQTRTTLVVDETMVDLWYDAPPPPPLATFNPDAPVITIGSAGKSFWGGLRIGWIRASSRTIASLVQARDSLDLGSPLVEQLACCWLLENEKTLLPSRRTMLAARRDMCGELMAEFFPHWRFTLPEGGLSFWVELPGMLATLFSVRAESRGIHIGTGTRFGLAGAFDRYLRLPFTLSDEELRNAFNTLQPLWHSLTEQKDNFRLRKII; this comes from the coding sequence ATGTCATCTCGTCGCTTTGGTTCACAATCTCTGGTCCGATTGCTCGGTAACTGGCAAGAATCCGCCTCCCGCACGCCGCTCTGGCGTCAGTTAGCTGAAGCGCTACGCCTGCTAATCCTTGATGGTCGCCTGGCATTGGAAACCAGGCTACCCGGCGAACGTGAACTGGCGGCCGCTCTGAATATCAGCCGCACTACGGTTGCCAGCGCGCTCGGGCAACTGCGAGAGGAGGGCTATCTCTACAGTCGCCAGGGCAGCGGATCGCGGATCGCTCTGCCGGAACGCCCCGTAAATATGACAGCCAAAACGCCGGACCCATTATCAGTCAATCTGGCCGTTGCTGCGCTCAGCGCTGGACCTGAGATCCACCAGGCCTACAGTCAGGCTCTCAAGATCATGCCTCAGCATTTATCCAATACCGGTTACGATCAGCAAGGCCTACCGCTTCTTCGCGAAGCGATCGCCCACCGCTATAGCGAGCGCGGCTTGCCGACGCGCAGTGATGAAGTGATGATCGTCAATGGAGCGCTAAGCGGATTTGCCCTGGTGCTGCGTTTATTAACCGGGCCAGGCGATCGCGTGGTGGTAGATGCGCCGACCTACCCCATGGCGATCAGCGCAATTCAGGGAGCATCGTGCCGCCCGGTTGGCGTCGCGTTACCAGCGCAGGGATGGGATTGCGACGGTCTGGCAGCGACGATCGCACAAACCGCCCCACGACTGGCCTGGCTGATGCCCGACTTTCATAACCCCACTGGTCGTTGTATGGATAGTGCCACGCGCCAGCGGATTGCCGATATCGCGGCGCAAACCCGCACCACTCTGGTGGTCGATGAGACGATGGTCGATTTATGGTACGACGCCCCGCCACCGCCTCCACTAGCGACGTTTAATCCAGACGCGCCGGTAATCACTATCGGCTCGGCGGGAAAAAGTTTTTGGGGAGGATTGCGCATAGGCTGGATCCGTGCGTCTTCGCGAACCATTGCATCACTGGTCCAGGCACGCGACTCCCTCGATCTGGGCTCTCCGCTGGTGGAACAATTGGCCTGCTGTTGGTTACTGGAAAATGAAAAAACGCTGTTACCATCACGCCGGACGATGCTGGCCGCCCGCAGGGACATGTGCGGCGAACTGATGGCTGAGTTTTTCCCGCATTGGCGTTTTACGTTACCCGAGGGGGGGCTCTCTTTTTGGGTGGAATTACCAGGAATGCTGGCGACACTGTTTTCGGTACGGGCAGAAAGTCGCGGGATTCATATCGGAACAGGAACGCGTTTCGGTCTGGCAGGCGCATTTGACCGTTATTTACGTTTGCCCTTCACGCTGTCTGATGAGGAACTACGCAACGCTTTCAATACGCTACAGCCGCTATGGCATAGCCTTACGGAACAGAAAGATAATTTTCGTCTGCGGAAAATCATATAA
- a CDS encoding metal-sensing transcriptional repressor, with product MSHTVRHKKMLLTRLKKIQGQNTALEKMLNRDHECAEVLQQLAAIRGAVNGMMLQVIQGHLTDHVVKEPEEGQREADLDVVMQVIKSYLK from the coding sequence ATGTCACACACCGTTCGTCACAAGAAGATGTTATTGACTCGATTAAAGAAAATTCAGGGGCAAAATACCGCATTAGAAAAAATGCTTAATCGCGATCATGAATGCGCTGAGGTTTTACAGCAGCTTGCGGCGATCCGCGGGGCGGTCAACGGTATGATGTTGCAGGTCATCCAGGGACACTTAACGGATCACGTCGTTAAAGAGCCGGAGGAAGGCCAACGTGAAGCTGACCTTGACGTGGTCATGCAGGTGATAAAATCTTATCTGAAGTAG
- a CDS encoding DUF1428 domain-containing protein, whose translation MKYVDGFVVAVPAENKEAYREMAAKAAPLFKEFGALRVVECWADDVPDGKLTDFRMAVKAENDEEVVFSWIEYASKEARDAANAKMMADPRMKEFGDNMPFDGNRMIFGGFVPLLDE comes from the coding sequence ATGAAGTACGTTGATGGTTTTGTTGTTGCCGTACCGGCGGAAAATAAGGAGGCATACCGCGAAATGGCAGCAAAGGCCGCGCCACTCTTTAAAGAGTTTGGCGCGCTGCGCGTAGTGGAGTGTTGGGCCGACGATGTCCCCGATGGAAAGTTGACTGACTTCCGTATGGCAGTGAAAGCTGAAAATGATGAAGAGGTGGTGTTCAGCTGGATTGAATATGCTTCGAAAGAAGCCAGGGATGCCGCCAACGCCAAAATGATGGCCGATCCGCGGATGAAAGAGTTCGGCGATAATATGCCATTTGACGGTAACCGAATGATTTTCGGCGGTTTCGTACCGCTACTGGATGAGTAA
- the glnK gene encoding P-II family nitrogen regulator, with the protein MKLVTVVIKPFKLEDVREALSSMGIQGLTVTEVKGFGRQKGHAELYRGAEYSVNFLPKVKIDVAIADDQLDEVVDVISKAAYTGKIGDGKIFVAELQRVIRIRTGESDEAAL; encoded by the coding sequence ATGAAGCTGGTTACCGTGGTAATCAAACCATTCAAACTGGAAGATGTGCGTGAAGCATTATCTTCGATGGGAATTCAGGGCCTGACGGTCACTGAAGTAAAAGGGTTCGGCCGTCAGAAAGGCCATGCGGAACTTTATCGCGGCGCTGAATACAGCGTCAATTTTTTACCGAAGGTGAAGATTGACGTGGCCATTGCCGACGATCAGCTCGATGAAGTCGTCGATGTCATTAGTAAAGCGGCTTATACCGGAAAAATTGGCGACGGCAAAATCTTTGTCGCCGAGTTGCAGCGCGTCATTCGCATCCGTACCGGCGAATCTGACGAAGCGGCACTGTAA
- a CDS encoding YbaY family lipoprotein has product MKFAYMLSALAVAATLTACANNHNGNAANQTAAPDPYGIASLSSSQQQPNVSGTINIRQRVALPPDAILTVTLSDASLADAPAHVLSQKAVRTEGKQAPFNFVLPYNQADIKPNARILLSSAITVNGQLMFITDTVQTVINQGGNRADLLLVPVQQTAVPVANAAPAAQ; this is encoded by the coding sequence ATGAAATTTGCCTATATGTTAAGTGCCTTAGCCGTAGCGGCTACGTTGACCGCCTGTGCGAATAATCACAACGGCAATGCAGCAAATCAAACGGCAGCGCCCGATCCTTATGGCATTGCCTCACTGAGCTCCTCGCAGCAGCAGCCTAACGTTTCCGGGACCATTAACATTCGACAGCGTGTGGCATTACCACCGGACGCAATATTGACCGTCACTTTGTCAGATGCGTCTCTGGCCGATGCGCCGGCGCACGTGTTATCGCAAAAAGCGGTAAGAACGGAAGGGAAACAGGCGCCGTTTAACTTTGTGCTGCCTTACAACCAGGCGGACATTAAGCCTAATGCACGCATTTTGTTAAGTTCAGCAATTACCGTGAATGGCCAGTTGATGTTTATCACTGATACCGTGCAAACGGTGATTAACCAGGGCGGCAATCGCGCCGATCTGTTACTGGTGCCGGTCCAGCAAACGGCTGTTCCGGTAGCCAACGCTGCGCCAGCCGCACAATAA
- the amtB gene encoding ammonium transporter AmtB: protein MKIATMKTGLGALALLPGLAMAAPAVADKADNAFMMICTALVLFMTIPGIALFYGGLIRGKNVLSMLTQVIVTFALVCVLWVVYGYTLAFGTGGSFFGSFDWVMLKNIELKALMGSFYQYIHVAFQGSFACITVGLIVGALAERIRFSAVLIFVVVWMTLSYVPIAHMVWGGGLLATHGALDFAGGTVVHINAAVAGLVGAYMMGKRVGFGKEAFKPHNLPMVFTGTAILYVGWFGFNAGSAGAANEIAGLAFVNTVVATAAAILAWTFGEWVTRGKPSLLGACSGAIAGLVGVTPACGYIGVGGSLIVGIAAGLAGLWGVTVLKRWLRVDDPCDVFGVHGVCGIVGCILTGIFAATSLGGVGYAEGVTMGHQVLVQLESIAITIVWSGIVAFIGYKVADMTVGLRVPEDQEREGLDVNSHGENAYNA from the coding sequence ATGAAGATAGCAACAATGAAAACAGGTCTGGGAGCGCTGGCGCTTCTTCCGGGGTTGGCAATGGCCGCTCCGGCAGTGGCAGATAAAGCCGACAACGCCTTTATGATGATTTGCACCGCACTGGTGCTGTTTATGACCATTCCGGGCATCGCGCTGTTCTACGGCGGCCTGATCCGCGGTAAAAACGTTCTCTCCATGCTGACTCAGGTTATTGTGACTTTTGCGCTGGTCTGTGTGCTGTGGGTGGTTTACGGATATACATTAGCTTTCGGCACTGGCGGCAGCTTCTTCGGCAGCTTTGACTGGGTCATGCTGAAGAATATTGAACTCAAAGCGCTGATGGGCAGCTTCTATCAATATATTCACGTTGCTTTCCAGGGCTCTTTTGCCTGTATCACCGTCGGCCTGATTGTTGGCGCGCTGGCGGAACGGATCCGTTTCTCTGCGGTATTGATTTTCGTAGTGGTGTGGATGACGCTCTCCTATGTGCCGATTGCGCATATGGTCTGGGGCGGTGGTCTGCTGGCAACGCATGGTGCGCTGGACTTCGCGGGTGGTACCGTTGTACATATCAACGCCGCCGTCGCCGGGTTGGTGGGTGCTTACATGATGGGCAAACGTGTTGGCTTCGGCAAAGAAGCGTTCAAGCCGCATAACCTGCCGATGGTCTTCACCGGTACCGCGATCCTCTACGTTGGTTGGTTTGGCTTCAACGCCGGTTCTGCTGGCGCGGCGAACGAAATTGCGGGCCTGGCTTTCGTCAACACCGTGGTTGCGACTGCGGCGGCTATCCTGGCGTGGACCTTCGGTGAATGGGTTACCCGCGGTAAACCATCTCTGCTGGGCGCATGTTCCGGGGCGATTGCGGGTCTGGTCGGGGTTACACCAGCATGTGGCTATATCGGTGTCGGTGGTTCTCTGATTGTCGGTATCGCGGCGGGCCTGGCGGGCCTGTGGGGCGTCACCGTACTGAAACGCTGGTTGCGCGTTGATGACCCGTGCGATGTGTTCGGCGTGCACGGTGTCTGCGGTATCGTCGGCTGTATCCTGACTGGCATCTTTGCCGCAACCTCTCTGGGCGGCGTCGGTTACGCAGAAGGCGTTACCATGGGCCATCAGGTTCTGGTACAGCTGGAAAGTATCGCCATCACCATCGTCTGGTCCGGCATCGTCGCGTTCATTGGCTACAAAGTTGCTGATATGACCGTTGGCCTGCGCGTACCGGAAGATCAGGAACGCGAAGGTCTGGATGTGAACAGCCACGGCGAGAACGCCTACAACGCCTGA
- a CDS encoding MGMT family protein → MDSHDTFPQRVWQIVASIPEGYVATYGDIAHLAGSPRAARQVGGVLKRLPEGSTLPWHRVVNRHGDISLTGPDLQRQRQALLAEGVQVSGSGHIDLQHYRWIY, encoded by the coding sequence ATGGATTCTCACGATACCTTTCCACAACGGGTCTGGCAGATTGTCGCCTCTATACCGGAAGGTTACGTTGCCACCTATGGCGACATTGCCCATCTGGCAGGCTCGCCACGCGCTGCACGCCAGGTCGGGGGAGTGTTAAAGCGTCTACCAGAAGGCTCTACTCTCCCGTGGCATCGGGTGGTCAACCGCCACGGTGACATCTCTTTAACCGGTCCCGATCTGCAACGTCAACGACAGGCGCTACTGGCGGAAGGCGTGCAGGTTTCCGGTAGCGGTCATATTGACCTGCAGCACTACCGTTGGATTTATTAG
- the tesB gene encoding acyl-CoA thioesterase II — protein sequence MSQALSNLLALLNLEKIEEGLFRGQSEDLGLRQVFGGQVVGQALYAAKETVPTERLIHSFHSYFLRPGDSQKPIIYDVEVLRDGNSFSARRVAAIQNGKPIFYMTASFQAPESGYEHQKPMPSAPAPDELPSETDIARKLAHLLPPQVKDKFLCDKPLEIRPVEFHNPLKGHVAQPTRQVWIRANGAVPEDLRIHQYLLGYASDFNFLPVALQPHGVGFLEPGMQVATIDHSMWFHRPFNINEWLLYSVESTSASSARGFVRGEFYTQDGTLVASTVQEGVMRNRNA from the coding sequence ATGAGTCAGGCACTATCCAATCTGCTGGCATTGTTAAATCTGGAAAAAATTGAAGAAGGGCTATTCCGTGGGCAGAGCGAAGATCTGGGATTACGCCAGGTTTTTGGTGGCCAGGTGGTTGGCCAGGCATTGTATGCGGCAAAAGAGACGGTCCCCACTGAACGCCTGATTCACTCATTTCATAGCTATTTTCTGCGGCCCGGCGATAGCCAGAAACCGATAATCTATGACGTGGAGGTCCTGCGTGATGGCAATAGCTTCAGCGCCCGGCGAGTCGCGGCCATTCAGAATGGTAAGCCGATTTTCTACATGACGGCTTCTTTCCAGGCCCCGGAATCCGGCTACGAACATCAGAAACCGATGCCGTCAGCTCCTGCGCCGGACGAACTCCCCTCTGAAACAGATATTGCCCGCAAGCTGGCCCATTTACTGCCGCCGCAGGTGAAAGATAAGTTTCTCTGTGATAAACCGCTGGAGATTCGTCCGGTTGAATTCCATAACCCGCTGAAAGGCCACGTTGCACAACCAACGCGTCAGGTGTGGATCCGCGCTAACGGTGCAGTACCGGAGGATCTCCGTATTCATCAGTATTTACTGGGCTATGCTTCAGACTTCAACTTCCTGCCAGTAGCACTGCAGCCGCACGGCGTGGGATTTCTTGAGCCGGGAATGCAGGTTGCTACTATCGATCATTCAATGTGGTTCCATCGTCCGTTCAATATTAACGAATGGTTGCTTTATAGCGTTGAAAGCACATCGGCCTCCAGCGCTCGCGGTTTTGTACGCGGAGAGTTCTATACCCAGGACGGCACTCTGGTGGCTTCGACGGTACAGGAAGGAGTCATGCGCAACCGCAACGCGTAA
- a CDS encoding dTDP-glucose pyrophosphorylase, with protein sequence MSELPRLITTLAMPPIDEVTVPFHGLNFLRPELMLDFITISDAQLLAVTPVALLYSSVGVLQHVELRKLPIEVSGRVVYPISTLKLPAMRAKLIINAQSKRLKFLESLLSNTPDENIHGMQILGLALEFTVAKSA encoded by the coding sequence ATGAGTGAATTACCGCGTTTAATCACCACCCTGGCGATGCCCCCTATCGACGAAGTCACCGTTCCTTTCCACGGTTTAAACTTCCTGCGCCCGGAACTGATGCTGGATTTCATCACGATTAGCGATGCCCAACTGCTGGCGGTGACACCGGTTGCGCTGCTTTACTCCAGCGTCGGCGTGCTCCAGCACGTTGAACTGCGCAAGTTGCCCATCGAAGTTAGCGGCCGCGTGGTGTACCCGATATCAACGCTTAAGCTCCCGGCGATGCGGGCTAAACTTATCATTAACGCTCAGTCCAAACGCCTGAAATTTCTTGAAAGCCTGCTGAGCAATACCCCGGACGAAAATATCCATGGTATGCAGATCCTTGGCCTGGCACTGGAATTTACCGTTGCAAAATCGGCTTGA
- a CDS encoding nickel/cobalt efflux protein RcnA has translation MNDFTSLLQQGNAWLFIPSAILLGALHGLEPGHSKTMMAAFIVAVRGTLKQAVLLGLAATVSHTAVVWLVAMAGLWFGRGWDAQTSEPWFQLISGILIVLIACWMLWRTWHESHSHEHEHEHEHEHEHEHEHEHEHEHEHDHPHPHEHKTHIHQHPLVAADNWQDAHQRAHAEEINRRFNGQQVTTGQIVLFGLTGGLIPCPASITVLLICLQLKKFSLGATLVLGFSVGLALTLVASGAIAALSVKHVANRWPGLNNLSRKAPWISGTLIIVVGFYMMVHGWSSL, from the coding sequence ATGAACGACTTCACTTCGCTGTTGCAACAGGGCAATGCCTGGCTCTTTATACCCAGCGCCATTCTGCTCGGCGCATTGCACGGCCTCGAGCCGGGACACTCTAAAACAATGATGGCGGCATTTATTGTGGCGGTACGTGGAACGCTTAAGCAGGCAGTATTGCTGGGGTTAGCGGCAACGGTATCGCATACAGCAGTGGTCTGGCTGGTGGCAATGGCAGGTCTTTGGTTTGGTCGCGGCTGGGACGCTCAAACATCAGAACCCTGGTTTCAGCTGATTTCCGGGATCCTTATTGTGCTGATTGCCTGCTGGATGCTCTGGCGTACCTGGCACGAATCGCACTCACATGAACATGAACATGAACATGAACATGAACATGAACATGAACATGAACATGAACATGAACATGAACATGAACATGATCACCCCCACCCGCACGAACACAAGACTCATATTCATCAACATCCGCTGGTCGCCGCCGATAACTGGCAGGACGCCCACCAGCGAGCGCACGCGGAAGAGATCAATCGTCGCTTTAACGGGCAACAGGTCACCACCGGACAGATCGTATTGTTTGGGCTAACGGGCGGATTAATCCCCTGTCCGGCATCAATTACCGTATTGCTCATTTGCCTGCAGTTGAAAAAATTCTCGCTGGGGGCGACGCTGGTATTGGGGTTTAGCGTGGGGCTGGCACTTACCTTAGTCGCCTCTGGCGCGATTGCGGCTTTAAGCGTGAAACACGTCGCCAACCGCTGGCCGGGGCTGAACAATCTGTCGCGAAAAGCACCGTGGATTTCCGGCACGCTGATTATCGTGGTGGGTTTCTATATGATGGTGCATGGCTGGAGTAGCTTGTAA
- the yczE gene encoding membrane protein YczE, which produces MVRRLLQLYIGLVLYGVSTALFVHANLGADPWDVFHLGIGKQFSLDFGTVMILTGAAVLLLWIPLRQMPGLGTVSNVVVLGLAANATLALLPPIESLVSSSLLLVGAIVLNALATGMYIGAGFGPGPRDGLMTGLHARTGWSLRGIRTAIEVSVLLIGWLLGGKFGVGTVLYALTIGPLIQLCLPWFRQPIARKGSAKRSEVIS; this is translated from the coding sequence ATGGTACGTCGCTTACTGCAACTTTACATCGGTCTGGTCCTGTACGGAGTATCGACCGCGCTATTTGTTCATGCCAATCTCGGGGCCGATCCGTGGGATGTTTTTCATCTGGGGATTGGCAAACAATTCAGTCTGGATTTCGGTACGGTGATGATCCTGACAGGTGCGGCGGTGCTACTGTTGTGGATCCCGCTACGGCAAATGCCGGGTCTGGGTACAGTGAGTAATGTGGTTGTGTTAGGGCTGGCAGCAAATGCCACTCTGGCGTTATTGCCGCCAATAGAATCGCTCGTATCGAGCAGTCTCCTGCTGGTGGGAGCTATCGTGCTGAATGCACTGGCAACTGGTATGTATATTGGTGCCGGTTTCGGCCCGGGTCCTCGCGATGGTCTGATGACTGGTCTACATGCACGTACGGGGTGGTCGTTGCGCGGCATTCGTACGGCGATTGAAGTTTCTGTTCTGCTGATTGGCTGGCTGTTAGGCGGTAAATTTGGCGTGGGTACCGTACTTTATGCATTAACGATCGGGCCACTGATTCAGCTGTGCTTGCCGTGGTTTCGCCAGCCAATTGCGCGCAAAGGATCGGCAAAACGCAGTGAGGTTATTTCCTGA
- a CDS encoding ABC transporter ATP-binding protein: protein MSNIRLRNVTKRFGSTVTLHQVNLDIEDGEFAVFVGPSGCGKSTLLRMIAGLEEVSDGEVLIGDEVMNDVVPAHRGVAMVFQSYALYPHMTVAENMGYGLKVNKVPKDEIRRQVEMVAKTLQLSHLLDRKPKQLSGGQRQRVAIGRAIVRNPRVFMFDEPLSNLDAELRVEMRLHIAKLHHELKTTMVYVTHDQVEAMTLADKIVVMNYGKVEQMGSPMSLYYNPVNKFVAGFIGSPKMNFLPATVTAWQPGQLSVKMAQDHNLTLNITTSPLLPGAAVTLGIRPEHLSTNVNIGTIVEFQCEVVERLGNNTYLFGQCYGHDNVKILLPGDVHFRPWQKINVAFDDRYCMVFDENDLRISADIAAPDAH, encoded by the coding sequence ATGTCCAATATACGACTGAGGAATGTCACCAAGCGGTTCGGCAGTACAGTGACGCTGCATCAGGTGAATCTTGATATTGAAGATGGTGAATTTGCAGTTTTCGTTGGCCCATCTGGCTGCGGTAAATCGACGCTACTGCGGATGATTGCCGGCCTGGAAGAGGTCAGCGATGGTGAAGTACTGATTGGCGATGAAGTGATGAATGATGTCGTCCCCGCCCACCGCGGCGTCGCCATGGTATTCCAGTCCTATGCGCTCTATCCGCATATGACGGTGGCGGAAAATATGGGTTATGGCCTGAAGGTCAATAAAGTCCCAAAAGATGAAATTCGCCGTCAGGTTGAAATGGTCGCGAAAACGCTGCAACTCTCTCATCTACTGGATCGTAAACCTAAACAACTTTCCGGAGGTCAGCGCCAGCGCGTGGCAATCGGCCGCGCAATCGTGCGTAATCCACGGGTGTTTATGTTTGATGAGCCCCTTTCTAACCTCGACGCCGAGCTACGCGTTGAAATGCGCCTGCACATCGCGAAGCTGCATCATGAACTTAAGACCACGATGGTCTATGTCACCCACGATCAGGTTGAAGCGATGACCCTGGCCGACAAAATCGTGGTGATGAACTACGGCAAAGTGGAACAAATGGGCTCGCCGATGTCGCTGTATTACAACCCGGTGAATAAATTCGTCGCGGGGTTTATCGGCTCACCCAAAATGAACTTCCTGCCTGCGACAGTAACCGCATGGCAGCCGGGGCAGCTTAGCGTAAAGATGGCGCAAGACCATAACCTGACGCTCAATATCACCACCTCGCCGCTGCTGCCTGGTGCCGCTGTTACGCTCGGTATTCGCCCTGAACATCTCTCAACCAACGTGAACATAGGGACCATAGTTGAGTTTCAATGTGAAGTGGTTGAGAGACTGGGCAATAACACCTATCTGTTCGGCCAGTGCTATGGCCATGATAACGTCAAAATCCTGCTGCCAGGCGACGTTCATTTCCGTCCCTGGCAAAAAATCAACGTTGCGTTCGACGATCGCTACTGCATGGTCTTCGACGAAAATGACCTGCGGATTAGCGCTGACATCGCCGCGCCAGATGCCCATTAA
- a CDS encoding EAL domain-containing protein, with translation MTARHQVSLVTGVLILAIILPVVLSIWLATQQAKAQFYTELDNFSVRVLARVQQVADQAREALKEADAHTAATCSPQHLLNMRQIAYTHRYVQEVLWLHDGIPQCSSLEEHQVSVIFPPPDHITADGYRTWLTSVSDLGLKHKMTAMGSEHHVVMIDPVSFIDVIPLGQEEIHTLLFGTKHDQIIISSKPLDTAVWAQIKHLDAETLTLNNTVYRLHRIPELGLAIATWSSTLPLQKKLHQQLILWLPIGLFTSILASFLLIRLLRRLRSPRYGMLDALNANAIQVYYQPIISLQSGKIAGAEALARWKQPDGSFLSPDIFIPLAEQTGLITHLTEDIVRKIFAELGAWLRQRPEVHISINLSVDDLRSPTLPILLREQLQRWGISAQQITLEITERGFVDPQTTLPVIAGYRQAGHRISIDDFGTGYSSLSYLQKLDVDTLKIDKSFVDTLEYKPLTPHIIEMAKALNLTTVAEGVETQSQRDWLRSHGVLYAQGWLYSKALPKEKFILWAENNLKAHSQQPAKNLS, from the coding sequence ATGACAGCCCGGCATCAGGTGAGTCTGGTTACAGGGGTACTGATTCTCGCCATTATTTTGCCGGTCGTACTGAGCATCTGGCTGGCAACTCAGCAAGCTAAAGCACAGTTTTACACCGAGCTGGATAATTTTTCCGTCCGCGTACTGGCCCGCGTTCAGCAGGTTGCCGATCAGGCAAGAGAAGCGCTTAAAGAAGCAGATGCTCATACCGCCGCGACCTGCAGTCCGCAGCATCTGCTCAATATGCGGCAGATTGCCTACACCCACCGCTACGTACAGGAAGTTCTGTGGTTACACGATGGTATTCCGCAGTGCTCTTCCCTCGAAGAGCATCAAGTTTCAGTCATCTTTCCACCTCCCGACCATATTACTGCCGATGGCTATCGCACCTGGCTCACATCGGTTAGCGATCTGGGACTGAAACATAAAATGACGGCAATGGGCAGCGAGCATCATGTGGTGATGATCGACCCCGTTTCATTTATCGATGTGATTCCGTTAGGTCAGGAAGAAATTCACACTCTCCTGTTCGGAACGAAGCACGACCAAATCATTATCAGCAGTAAACCGCTCGACACTGCCGTCTGGGCGCAAATTAAACATCTGGATGCAGAAACGTTAACTCTCAATAACACCGTTTATCGCCTCCACCGTATACCCGAGCTGGGTCTGGCTATCGCCACCTGGTCATCCACGCTGCCATTACAGAAAAAACTCCATCAGCAGCTGATACTGTGGCTGCCGATTGGCCTGTTCACCAGTATTTTGGCCTCATTCCTGCTTATTCGCCTGCTACGAAGATTGCGTTCACCGCGTTACGGGATGCTGGACGCTCTGAACGCCAATGCCATTCAGGTCTATTACCAACCCATTATTTCGTTGCAGAGTGGAAAAATCGCGGGTGCGGAAGCGCTTGCTCGCTGGAAGCAGCCCGACGGGAGCTTCTTATCGCCGGATATTTTTATCCCGCTTGCCGAACAGACGGGACTCATTACCCATTTAACCGAAGATATTGTGAGGAAGATTTTTGCCGAACTGGGTGCATGGCTGCGCCAGCGCCCTGAGGTACACATTTCGATCAATCTGTCGGTCGATGATTTACGTTCGCCTACGCTGCCAATACTTTTGCGTGAGCAGCTTCAGCGCTGGGGTATCAGCGCTCAGCAGATCACTTTGGAAATTACCGAACGCGGTTTCGTCGATCCGCAAACCACTTTACCCGTCATCGCCGGTTATCGTCAGGCCGGCCACCGTATTTCCATTGATGACTTTGGTACCGGCTACTCCAGTCTGAGCTATTTACAAAAGCTGGACGTCGATACCCTGAAAATCGATAAATCGTTTGTCGATACATTGGAATACAAACCGCTAACGCCACACATTATTGAAATGGCGAAAGCGCTCAACCTGACAACCGTCGCGGAAGGCGTCGAAACCCAAAGCCAGCGCGACTGGCTACGCAGTCATGGGGTGCTGTACGCCCAGGGGTGGCTTTATAGCAAAGCGCTGCCAAAGGAGAAATTTATTCTGTGGGCTGAAAACAACCTTAAAGCACATTCACAACAGCCCGCGAAAAATCTCTCCTGA